In the Gemmobacter fulvus genome, one interval contains:
- a CDS encoding c-type cytochrome produces the protein MAKQWTGAMALAASAVAAVAMAHNGAKGVVLERMNGMTAMRDTVAELAPMMQGAVPYDAFIVSEGAAVIASHAGETMLSLFPEGSLEGVTYAKPEIWSNWQDFAALAEEMRVYADALSEAAPNGLEPASALPADMAGMDHTGMAMPPVEETNPGFSVAELMGYAEKTADSPVSSGQADPASLAPTLSSLAADDLFTRISGTCSSCHAQFRAGKN, from the coding sequence CGATGGCACACAACGGGGCGAAAGGCGTCGTCCTTGAGAGGATGAACGGCATGACGGCGATGCGGGATACCGTGGCGGAACTGGCGCCAATGATGCAGGGCGCTGTGCCCTACGATGCCTTCATCGTCTCGGAAGGCGCCGCCGTGATCGCGAGCCACGCCGGCGAAACCATGCTGTCGCTCTTCCCCGAAGGCAGCCTTGAAGGCGTAACCTATGCCAAGCCGGAGATCTGGTCCAACTGGCAGGATTTTGCAGCTCTGGCAGAAGAGATGAGGGTATACGCAGATGCCCTGTCCGAGGCTGCGCCGAACGGGCTTGAACCGGCTTCCGCACTGCCGGCAGACATGGCGGGGATGGATCATACCGGAATGGCCATGCCCCCTGTCGAAGAGACCAATCCCGGTTTTTCGGTGGCAGAGTTAATGGGCTATGCCGAAAAGACCGCAGACAGCCCGGTTTCGTCAGGACAGGCAGACCCGGCCTCCCTAGCGCCGACCCTTTCTAGCCTTGCCGCCGATGATTTGTTCACTCGGATCAGCGGAACCTGCTCCTCTTGTCATGCGCAGTTTCGCGCGGGAAAGAACTGA